One uncultured Campylobacter sp. genomic window, TTTACGAGCGCGACCTGCGCATAAGCGGCAGCACGGAGCCCGGCGACATAGCGGACGCAGGCATCGTCGTGATCACGGCGGGGCGCGCAAGAAAGGCGGGGCAGAGCAGGGAGGAGCTGTTTGACAGCAACGCCGCCATCATCGCGCAATGCGCGCGAGATGCCGCAAAATACGCGCCTAGCTCCATCATCATCGTCGTTACTAATCCGCTTGATATGATGGTCTATGCGGCGCTGCAGGCTAGCGGGTTTGCAAAAGAGCGCGTCATCGGCATGGCGGGCGAGCTAGACGGCGCGCGGCTTAAATTTGAACTCGCGCGAGCGAGCGGCAACGAAATTTCATCGATGAGAAGTGCGATCGTGGGCCCGCATAGCGAAGAGATGATCGCGCTTAAAAACGAGCTGGGATTTGAAATTTCGGATGAAATTTTCGAGCGTGCGGTGCAAAATACCAAACGCGCCGGCGCGCAGATCGGCGAGCTACTGGGCACGTCGGCGTATTTGGCGCCCGCTGCGGGGATCGTAAAGATCATAAAATACATCCTTTTTGATACCTGCGGCACGCTCGCCTGCTGCGTCGCGGATAGATCGGGAGTGCCTTTGGGGCGCTTCGTAAGCGTCGGCAAAATGGGCGCGATAGAGAGAAATTTCGCCTACTCGGGCGAGTTTTACGCGCAGCTTGAACGGATGCGAGCAAGCGTAGCGGGGTTGAAGTTTTAGCGGGTATGGATGAATTCAGCGCGATGCGGAATTTACAAAGCGAAAATTTTAAAGCACAGGATTCTTGCGATAGGATTTTGCAGCATCAAATTTCACTTTGGCAAGAAATTTAAGCTCGCGGAATTTTGTAGCGTAAAATTTCATTCGCTGCGGAATTTTAAAATTTGCGCAATTTTGCCCGCTGTGAAATTTCATAGATTAAAATTTTACTTTGGCGCAGAATTTTGCGTGACGTAAAATTTTTAAACGCCACAAAATTTTAAAATTTAAACTCTGCAAAATTTAAAAACGAAAGGACTTTAATGCGATCAAAGCAGGCTTGCGCCGCAAAATTTCAAATTTTAAATCGCGAGGCGGGATTTAGTGCGGATTTTGATAAATTAAGGAGAAAATATGAGCGAAAATGAGAGCCAGCGCGCCGTTTGGACGGATGAGAGCCGCTGTAAGGCGTGCAATATCTGCGTAAGCGTCTGTCCTAGCGGCGCGATCGCGATGAGACAGGACGAGGGCGCCGTGCAGGGCATGATGATCGACGTGGTGGATGAGGGCGCCTGTATCGGCTGTAGGGAGTGCGAGTTGCACTGCCCTGATTTTGCGATTTTCGTCGCGCCCAAGGGCTTTAAATTCGCTCGTCTAAGCTCGCAGGCTAGAGAGATGGCTGAAAAAATCAAAAACAATAATTTTATGAAACCCAAGGACGCATAATGAGAGAGGTAATTTCCACAGGCAACGCCTTAATTGCGCGTGCGGCGATTGATTGTGGCTGTAATTTTTTCGGCGGCTATCCGATCACGCCGAGCAGCGAGATCGCGCACGAGATGAGTCGCTTGCTACCTAAGGTCGGAGGCAAATTTATCCAGATGGAGGATGAAATTTCGGGCATTTCGGTAGCTTTGGGCGCGTCGATGAGCGGTGCAAAGGCGATGACGGCAAGCTCTGGTCCTGGAATTTCGCTAAAATCAGAGCAGATTGGACTTGGCTTCATCGCTGAAATTCCGCTTTTAATCGTAAATGTTATGCGCGGAGGTCCTAGCACCGGACTTCCTACGCGAGTAGCACAGGGCGATATTTTGCAAGCTCGCAACCCCACTCACGGCGATTTTCAAAGCATCGCACTGTGTCCGGGCTCGCTAAAGGAGGCTTACACGCAGACTGTGCGCGCCTTCAATCTGGCCGAGCGGTTCATGACGCCGGTATTTTTGCTGCTTGATGAGACGCTTGGGCATATGCAGGCTAAGGCGGTGCTACCTGAAATTTCGGATCTAAAAATCGAGCGCAGGGCGGAATTTAAAGGTAGTCCGAAAGATTATGAGCCCTACGATGCCGCGCCCGATAAGCCTGCGGTGCTAAATCCCTTTTTTAGGGGATACCACTATCACATAACGGGGCTGCATCACGGCGCTAAGGGCTTTCCAACCGAAAATGAGCAGATCGTAGATCGCTCTATAAAAAGGCTTTTTAATAAAATTTCGGCGCATGAAGATGAGATCGTGCAATACGAGGAATTTATGCTGGATGACGCTGATGCTTGCATCATCGCCTACGGCAGCGTTAGCCTGGCAGCAAAAGACGCGATTTTAAAGCTACGAGGGCAAGGCGTGCGTGTGGGACTTTTTCGCCCGATCACGCTGTGGCCAAGCCCTGCGCGCAAACTAAGGGAGCTAGGGGAGAGATTTAATAAAATTTTGATCGCCGAGCTAAATTTAGGGCAGTATCTGCTAGAGGTGCAGCGCGCTTGCTTGAGGGATGATTTTAAGACGCTTCTTAAGGCAAACGGCAGACCGATCAGCCCTAGCGAGATTATCGAGAAAGTAAAGGAGCTTTAAATGGCGTTTGATTACGATAAATATCTAAGAACGGACAAGATGCCTACACTTTGGTGCTGGGGCTGCGGCGACGGAGTGATCTTAAAAGCGATCATCCGCGCGATTGACCGCATAGGCTGGAGCATGGACGATGTATGCGTGGTAAGCGGTATCGGCTGTAGCGGTAGGATGTCGAGTTACATAGACTGCAATACCGTCCATACGACGCACGGGCGTGCGATAGCTTATGCTACGGGTATCAAGCTCACAAATCCAGGCAAACACGTAATCGTAGTTACTGGCGATGGCGATGGGCTTGCGATAGGGGGCAATCACACGATCCATGGATGCCGCCGCAATATCGATCTAAATCATATCTTAGTAAATAATTTCATTTACGGGCTTACAAACTCGCAGACGAGTCCTACGACGCCGCGCGGGTTTTGGACGGTTACGGCGCAATACGGCAATGTCGATCCCAGCTTTGATGCGGCAAAACTTGCGATTGCTGCCGGAGCAACTTTTGTCGGACGCGAAAGCGTGACAAATCCTGAAAAAATCGAGCGACTTTTGGCTAAGGGCTTTGAGCACGATGGTTATAGTTTTTTTGATATTTTTAGCAACTGCCACGTAAATTTGGGTCGTAAAAATAAAATGAGCGAGGCGGTGCAAATGTTAAAGTGGCTTGATTCGCGCACGATTTCCAAGGCTAAATTTGACGCTCTTAGCAAGGATGAGCGAGCGGGGCTATTTCCGCTTGGGGTTTTACACGAAGATAATGAGCACACCGAATACACAAAGGCGTATCAAAAGGTGATAGACGCGGCACAAAGCGGCGAAGCGATAAATTTTGAAGGACTAAGATGAATCAATTAAGATTTGTGGGAGTGGGCGGTCAAGGTGTAATCTTAGCAGGTGAGATTCTAGCTGCGGCAAAGATCGCGCACGGCGGCTATGGAATCAAGGCATCTACGTATACCTCTCAGGTACGTGGCGGACCTACGAAAGTGGATATTATCTTAAGCGATGAAGAAACTCTATATCCTTACGCGAGCGAGGGCGAGATCGATTTCATGCTCGCAACGGCGCAGAGCAGCTACGATGCTTTCAAAAACGGCGTAAAAAAAGGCGGCGTGATCGTAATCGAGCCGAATTTAGTAGCGCCGAGCGATGAGGATAGGGCAAGCTTTAAAATTTATGAAATTCCAATCATCACCATCGCAAAATACGAAGTTGGAAATGTCATCACTCAAAGTGTCGTGGCTCTAGCGATCGCAGTAGAGCTTAGCCGCTGCATGGACGCAGGGCTCGTAAAAGAGCAAATGCTTCGCTCTGTGCCCGAAAAAACCCGTGCGCTAAATGAAAAGGCATATGATCTGGGGATGAAATACGCGAGAGAGGTTTTTGAGACGGAGTAAAATTTTATGGTGGCGAAACGATAGAAGTGGGCGGTACATTCTTAGCGGCTTTATTCTTGCTTTTTTGCGAAGTGCACCAGCCATAGGATGAAATTTTATCGCGTTGTTAAAATTTTTATTTTGGTACAAGTATACTTATCGCTTTTCTTATAGGATTACACTCGCTGTCATTTAAGCAAATTTCTAATTGTTCCTTTATCTTGCAAGAAAAATCCTTCTTGTCGCTGTTTTTTCCATAACAGACCTTATCAAAGTATCCGATAGCCCTATGTATATTTCCGCCGTAAAATATTTCATTCCCTGCTAGCAAAAAGCAATAATACATCATGTCTGCCTCACAAGCTTTCTTTAATGCTGAAACGGAATCTTTATATCTACCCATTGTAACCAAAAGCACCGCGCCGAGCGATCCGCAGCTTTCGTAATCTCCTTCGTCGCACTTCTTGGATAAAATTTCGACTAGCTTTGTGCATGCGCTATATTTTTCATCGCCGTTATCGCACTCTAAATTTAGCTCTTTTTCCTCCCAAGTTTTGAAAAAGCTCAAATCCATGGGTCTTGCCATACTAGAGCATATTGAAAATATTAAAGCTAGAATTATAAATTTAATTTTCTGCATTTTCTCTCCTATTTAAAATTTTGATATATAAAGCGGCTTTTTAAACAACATCATCTTACGCTTTTTAACAAAATTCTTGCTTTTTTTATAGGATTGCACTCGCTGTCATTTAGGCACTTTTCCAATTCCTCTTTTATCTTGCACGCTTCGTTTTTAAACAGGCTATTTGCTGCTTCACATGTCTTACCAAGATATTTAATTACCAAATTTACATCTCCGCCATAGTGTATTTCGGTCGCACTTAGCATATAGCAGTAGGTTACTACGCCGGCCTCACAAGCTTTTTTATAAGCGGAGGCGGAGTCTTCATATCTATTGGAGTCGAAAAGCGCTATGCCGAGCGATCCACAGCTTTCATAATCTCCGCCGTCGCACTTTTTGGATAAAATTTCGACTAGCCTCGTGCATGCGCTGTATTTTCCCTCGCCGTTATTGCAAGCAATCGCTAAGTCTTTTTCCTCTTGTGTTTCTAAATGATCTACGCTTACTTTTGCCGTAGCGGGGATCGCTGCAAATGCCGCTATAAGCGCAAGTGCCCAAATTTTAAGATAGAATTTTTTCATTGCCGCCCTCCGTTTTTAAGCGGCGATTATATATTAAAATATTTTAGCGGGCTCTTAAAATTTTGCAGAGTTAAAATTTCGATCGCTCGCAAATTTTAGCGGCACCATTTTCAAAAGCCGCGCCGCTTTAAAATTTAAAACATCGTTCTTAAATTTAAACATCGCGGTGAAATTTTAAAATTTCACCGCAAGCTTTAGGCGGCTTTAAATTTAACATACCGAGTTCTGTTAGCATCCCGAGTTTGGCTGCACCCGCGTTTCGCTGCCCGTGTGGATCAGCAGAGCCTTGCCGCGTCTAAATCTGCACGGCGGATCAGCTTGCACGGATGAGTACTCCTTGCCGTTTAGCTTGTAGATGATGTTGGAGCCTTGCACCGTTTTTTGGGAGTTTTGGATCGCATCTCCGGCGACTGCGCCCACTACCGCGCCGCCCACGAGCCCCACCGTCTCAGCTAAGCGCCTGCTGCTGCTATGTTTGCCGAGCTTATGCCCGATGACCGCACCCGTAGTTCCGCCCGCGACGCCACCTAAAATTTTACCCGTATTGCCCTCGGAGCGCTCTACATTGATTTTGGCGGGTAGGACATCGACGATCTCGATCCGATCGCTTTGCCTCATGCGGTTCGTTTCGCTCGCGTCATAAACATCTCCACCGTATCGATCCTGCGGGGTCGCGCAGCCGCAAAGCGCGATCGCGGCGATCAAACATAATGTAAAATTCTTCATGTTTTCTCCTTTGTAATGAGCTACGGGCGGCATTATACTATGGATTTTTATACGAGTGGTTAAGCGGCGGCGTTAAAATTTACCGGCTCGCTGCCGCTTAAAATTAGCTGGATACGAGGCATTGTGCCGTATCTAGGCGCCTTATAAAATTTTATTTCATTCAAAATTTATCTTATTTTGTTAGAATCATTCTTATTTTTAAGGAGAGAAAATGAAAAAACTATTAGTTTACGCCACCAAAGGCGGCGATACGAAGGTCGTGAGCGAATACATCGCTTCAAAG contains:
- a CDS encoding malate dehydrogenase, coding for MKIAIFGAGNIGAAVANDLIVSDSLSQKIDSIALVDAVERIASGKALDLAHTAAVYERDLRISGSTEPGDIADAGIVVITAGRARKAGQSREELFDSNAAIIAQCARDAAKYAPSSIIIVVTNPLDMMVYAALQASGFAKERVIGMAGELDGARLKFELARASGNEISSMRSAIVGPHSEEMIALKNELGFEISDEIFERAVQNTKRAGAQIGELLGTSAYLAPAAGIVKIIKYILFDTCGTLACCVADRSGVPLGRFVSVGKMGAIERNFAYSGEFYAQLERMRASVAGLKF
- a CDS encoding 4Fe-4S binding protein, which codes for MSENESQRAVWTDESRCKACNICVSVCPSGAIAMRQDEGAVQGMMIDVVDEGACIGCRECELHCPDFAIFVAPKGFKFARLSSQAREMAEKIKNNNFMKPKDA
- a CDS encoding 2-oxoglutarate synthase subunit alpha, yielding MREVISTGNALIARAAIDCGCNFFGGYPITPSSEIAHEMSRLLPKVGGKFIQMEDEISGISVALGASMSGAKAMTASSGPGISLKSEQIGLGFIAEIPLLIVNVMRGGPSTGLPTRVAQGDILQARNPTHGDFQSIALCPGSLKEAYTQTVRAFNLAERFMTPVFLLLDETLGHMQAKAVLPEISDLKIERRAEFKGSPKDYEPYDAAPDKPAVLNPFFRGYHYHITGLHHGAKGFPTENEQIVDRSIKRLFNKISAHEDEIVQYEEFMLDDADACIIAYGSVSLAAKDAILKLRGQGVRVGLFRPITLWPSPARKLRELGERFNKILIAELNLGQYLLEVQRACLRDDFKTLLKANGRPISPSEIIEKVKEL
- a CDS encoding 2-oxoglutarate ferredoxin oxidoreductase subunit beta, whose amino-acid sequence is MAFDYDKYLRTDKMPTLWCWGCGDGVILKAIIRAIDRIGWSMDDVCVVSGIGCSGRMSSYIDCNTVHTTHGRAIAYATGIKLTNPGKHVIVVTGDGDGLAIGGNHTIHGCRRNIDLNHILVNNFIYGLTNSQTSPTTPRGFWTVTAQYGNVDPSFDAAKLAIAAGATFVGRESVTNPEKIERLLAKGFEHDGYSFFDIFSNCHVNLGRKNKMSEAVQMLKWLDSRTISKAKFDALSKDERAGLFPLGVLHEDNEHTEYTKAYQKVIDAAQSGEAINFEGLR
- a CDS encoding 2-oxoacid:acceptor oxidoreductase family protein, whose protein sequence is MNQLRFVGVGGQGVILAGEILAAAKIAHGGYGIKASTYTSQVRGGPTKVDIILSDEETLYPYASEGEIDFMLATAQSSYDAFKNGVKKGGVIVIEPNLVAPSDEDRASFKIYEIPIITIAKYEVGNVITQSVVALAIAVELSRCMDAGLVKEQMLRSVPEKTRALNEKAYDLGMKYAREVFETE